CGAAGCTGGAAGTGGCAGAGGCCTTCGTCGAAGCGCTCGGACATAGTGCGTTTCGTATCGGCGACCCTGTCGGCATGCTCGCGTTCGACGACGCAGCACGCGAAGACCTTTTCGTCCCCGCAAGGCACGCGCGCGGTATGGGCACGCTGATGGCTGAACTGTTGCGCGACAGTACGCCGGAGCAGACGCGCTCGTCACGCGCTGCGTCACGCGATCTCGGTTTGCGCGACGTCGCCACGCGTCTTGCGGGCCGCGCGTGTCTCGTCTTCCTCGTCTCCGACTTTCATTGGCCGCTCACTGCGCTGCCTTCCTTGCTCGATACGCTGACGCACGCGTGGGTCGTGCCCGTCGTGCTGTGGGATCGCGCCGAAGTCGAGCCGCCGTCGCACAATGGCTGGATGTCGCTGGTCGATATCGAGTCGGGCGAAATGCGCTCGATGTGGATGCGCGATTCCGTTCGCGAGCGCTGGCGCGGCGCCGTTGCAGAGCGTCGTGCGCAGATCGCCACGCTGTTCGCGCGCCACGGCATCCGTCCGTTCTTCAATCAAGGCGCGTTCGATGCCGAAGCGCTCAGCCGCTACTTTCTCGAGTTGACGGCATGACGCGCGCCCGCCTACGCCCGATCATCGCGCTTGCACTCATGGCGCTATGTGCTCACGCTGCCGCAGCACCCGCGACCGTGCAGCAGCCGCGCGCATTCGGCCATGTGCTCGGCGATATCGCCACTCAACAGGTGTTGCTCGATTCAAGCGCACGTAACGACGAACTCTCGGCGATGCCGTCGACGGGCCGCGTCAACGCATGGCTCGAACGTCGTCCGCCATCGTTCAGAACGGATGCCGACGGCCGCCGATGGCTGGTGCTCGATTATCAGGTGATGAACTCGCCGCGCGCACTGACTGTCACGATGACGCCGCCGCTGCAACTGCGCCTCTCGTCGGGCAAGACGCTCGATGTCGCGCAGAGCCCGCTGTCGATCGGTCCGCTCGCGCCAGTGGCCGCTACCGATGCACAGCGCCTCTCAGGACTTCAACCCGACCGCCTGCTCGCAGCCGAATCGACGGCGCCCTTGCAGCGTGCGTTGATTGTGTGGAGCGCGCTGGCCGTCGCGGTGATCGTCGCGTGGCTCGGCTGGTGGCTCTGGCGCAATCGACGCGACGCGCAGCAGCTTCCGTTCGCAAAAGCGTGGGCACGCTTCGGCCGACAAGACGACACGACGCTCGACGCGAATCCCGAAGCGTGGCGCGGCCTGCATCGCGCGCTCGATGAAGCGGCAGGACGCGTCGTGTTGTCCCGTTCAGTGCCGGAGCTTGCGCAGAAAGCGCCGCATCTGCGTGAGCTTCAACCACAACTCGAGCAGTTCTTTCAGCGTTCGTCCGACCGCTTTTTCAGCGACGTTCCCGTAGCGTCGCCGTTCTCGTTGCGCGATCTGTTTCGCGCGCTGTATCGCGCGGAAAAGCGCCACCACCGATGAGCACGCCGCCCGACTTCCTCTATCCGTGGGCGCTCGTGCTGCTGCCGCTCGCCGCGCTGCCGCTGCTGCGTCGGAGCATCGACACGCTGCCCTATTCGTGGGTCGCATGGCTGCCGCGCGATCGCGCGGGCCGCGTCGTCGCGATCATCTGGCGCGCCGCTGCCGTGATCGCGCTCGCGGCTGTGATCGTCGGGCTCGCGGGGCCAGGGTTTTCCGGCGAGCAAACGCGAATCACGGGTACAGGTGCCGAGATTCTGATTTTGATGGACGGCAGCGGCAGCATGAATCAGGCGATCAGCAGCGGCTCGATGAACGTCGCCGACGCACCCACGGCAGGCGAAACAAAGAACCAGATGGCGCGCGATGCGATCACCGCGTTCGTCGCCCAGCGCGCCAACGACCGCCTTGCGTTCATGCTGTTCGGCACGCATCCGATGCTCGCCGTGCCCTTCACGCGCGACCGCACCGTGATCGATGCCGCGATCGCCGCGACGGGCGTCGGACGCGGCACGCCCGATACCTTGCTCGACCGTGGCATCCAGTCTGCCGTCGAACTGTTCGACGGCAGACCGCGCACCAGCAGCCGCGCGATCGTGCTCGTGTCGGATGGCGGCGCGCGGCTCGACGACGTGGCGCGCGAACACATCCGCGCCGGGCTCGCGCGCAACGGCGTCGCGCTGTACTTCATCTATTTGCGCAGCGGCATCTACAGTCCCGATCTGCATGTGCGACTCGTCGACGCCGATCATTCGCCCGAAGCCGAACTGCATCGCTTCTTCCTGTCGCTGCCGACAGCCTATCGTCTGTATCAGGCCGACAGTCCGCAGCAGGTGGCGCGCGCGATGAGCGATATCGCCCGCACGGAAAACGCGCCCGTGTCGTTCATCGAACGATTGCCGCGGCAGGATCGCAGCGCGTGGTGTTACGCGACTGCGCTGTTCTGCTGTGCATTGCTGGTCGGCGTGTGGTTCATGCAAAGACGGAGCCTGCGATGAAGCGGCTGCCTGTTCATCTCATGTTCGGCGTGGCGACGCTGTGCTGCGCGGGCGTCGCCGGCTACTACGCGGTGCGGCTTCAGCACATCGCGCAATCGAATCGCGAAGCGACCGCGATCGCGACACAGCCGCGCGCGCAGTGGAGCAAGTCGGCGCTGGAGAGCAACGATCCCGCCGTGCGGCTCGCGCAAGCCGTCGCGCTCGCGCGCGCGGGTCAGCATGCCGAAGCGGGCAAGCTCTACTACGACCTGTCGCGCGTGGCGTCGTCGAGCGAAGCAGGCCGCCTCGCGCTTTACGACCTCGCCAACATGTATCTTCGCGAAGCCGCCGGCGACGATGCACAAGGTCCCGTACGTTCTCCACCCATGCTCGAAACTGCGAAGGCACGCTATCGCGAAGTGCTGCGCGTCGACGCAGGCAACTGGGACGCGCGCTACAACCTCGAGCGCGCGTTGCGGCTCGCGCCCGAAGCGCAAGACACCGCCGACGATACGAAGGACGTCAAGGAGCAGCACAACATCAACGTGCGCGGCGCCGCGCCCGAGGAATTGCCGTGAAGCGCGGCGCGCAGCCTTGGATGCGCTATCTGCACGGACGCTGGTGGCAGCTTCCGCTTGCCGCGCTGCTGCTCGCCGCTGCCGTGCTGATGCCGCCCATCGAATTCAAACGGCCCGTGTTCCGCTACGTCATTACATTCGACATCACGCAGAGCATGGATGTGGAGGACGTCACGCTCGGTGGCAAGCCGGTGAGCCGTATCGACTTCGCGAAGGCTGCGATCAGCGATGCGTTGCAGCACTTGCCGTGCGGCTCGGAAATCGGCTGGAGCGTGTTCACGAATCAGCGTTCGCTGCTGCTCGTCGCGCCTGTCGAACTTTGCAGTAACTACGACGCATTGCTGTCGTCGCTCGATCAGATCGGCGGAAACATGCGCTGGATCAACAGCAGCGTGATCGCGCAAGGCGGCATCTATTCCGCGATCCGAGCCGCGACGGAACTGGGCCACAACACCGACGTCGTGTTCATCACCGATGGCCAGGAAGCGCCGCCCGTCGCGCCGAACGAAACGACCGTGCGCGACATTCCGCAGGGACTCGTGCATGGCTGGCTGATCGGCGTCGGCGGCGACCAGCCGGCGCCGATTCCGAAGACCAATGCCGATGGCGTGCGCACCGGCTACTGGCAGGCCGACGATGTCCGACAGGTGCGTCCCGAGCCCGGCGCGCCCGCCGTCGCCGAGAGCCACGAAGAACTGTCGCAACTCAGAGAGACGTATCTCGAAGCCGTGGCGGGGCATCTCGGCTTCGGCTATCGACGGCTCGTCGCGCCGACTTCGCTGCGCGCGCCGCTGACGGACCCGCGCTATGCGCATCCGATCCCCGTTGCAACCGATATCCGTTGGGTGCCCGCGCTGCTCGCGCTGATTCTGCTCGTATGGCGCTTTCTTCCGGCGCGACGCAACGTACGTGCGGACAAGCCTGTCAGCGCACGCTCCATTCCGGCGCGTGCTTATTGAACGCTTATTGAGCGCTTATTGAGCACTTAATGAACGATGCAGGCATGCGGACTGCTGCCCTTGCCATCACTTTGCAAGGACAAGCGCTCATGCACTCGAACCTGATTTCATCTGTCTCACGCCACTTCGTTTCGTCGACGTGCGCATTCTGCGCAGCGATGTCGCTGTCCACTTTTGCCGATGCGCAGATCACCGCGCCAAGCGGCTCGCCGCCGCAGGAAAGCCGCACCGCGCCGATGGGTACGAACCCCGCGACGCCCGCATCGAACACGCTCGAATCGAACGCGCCGCAGGCGGCTGAAGCGAAGCCGGATCAGCGCAGCAAGTCGAAAGCGAAGCCGGGGCACAAACCAGAGGGCGCGGGCGGTTTCGACAATGGCCTGTACGGCACGGGCGCGGGCAACAACAAATAGCGTGTGGACGGCAAAGCGGGCCGGGCTTTTCGGGGATAATCGGGACCGGCAAGTCGTCCAACCTTCAATCCCGTCCTGCGGCCCGGCGCCGCGTGGCCACGGATGCCCCAGCAGTTGTGCAGCCCATGAGCAAAACACAAAACCCGCAGCGCCAGATCGACGCGATGCTGCAGCAGGCCGTCGCGATGCAGCAGAACGGCGCCCATCCGGAAGCCGAAGAGCTTTATCGCGAGATCCTCGCTTTGCGGCCCAAACACTTCGACGCGCTCCAGTTGCTGGGTGCGCTGTCGCTGCAGGCGGGGCGTCTCGATGAAGGCATCGAACTGCTGAAGAAAGCAATCGCGATCAACG
This genomic interval from Paraburkholderia sabiae contains the following:
- a CDS encoding DUF58 domain-containing protein, producing the protein MNTLAEFQYRLPVRVSGARPGGHRGSSVGIGQEFAAHTRLFDHPDPRRIDVRASVRTVQREWLVRVHRQRVAVPVHAVVDVSASMRFGANSTKLEVAEAFVEALGHSAFRIGDPVGMLAFDDAAREDLFVPARHARGMGTLMAELLRDSTPEQTRSSRAASRDLGLRDVATRLAGRACLVFLVSDFHWPLTALPSLLDTLTHAWVVPVVLWDRAEVEPPSHNGWMSLVDIESGEMRSMWMRDSVRERWRGAVAERRAQIATLFARHGIRPFFNQGAFDAEALSRYFLELTA
- a CDS encoding vWA domain-containing protein, translated to MSTPPDFLYPWALVLLPLAALPLLRRSIDTLPYSWVAWLPRDRAGRVVAIIWRAAAVIALAAVIVGLAGPGFSGEQTRITGTGAEILILMDGSGSMNQAISSGSMNVADAPTAGETKNQMARDAITAFVAQRANDRLAFMLFGTHPMLAVPFTRDRTVIDAAIAATGVGRGTPDTLLDRGIQSAVELFDGRPRTSSRAIVLVSDGGARLDDVAREHIRAGLARNGVALYFIYLRSGIYSPDLHVRLVDADHSPEAELHRFFLSLPTAYRLYQADSPQQVARAMSDIARTENAPVSFIERLPRQDRSAWCYATALFCCALLVGVWFMQRRSLR
- a CDS encoding MxaK protein, with translation MKRLPVHLMFGVATLCCAGVAGYYAVRLQHIAQSNREATAIATQPRAQWSKSALESNDPAVRLAQAVALARAGQHAEAGKLYYDLSRVASSSEAGRLALYDLANMYLREAAGDDAQGPVRSPPMLETAKARYREVLRVDAGNWDARYNLERALRLAPEAQDTADDTKDVKEQHNINVRGAAPEELP
- a CDS encoding vWA domain-containing protein — its product is MKRGAQPWMRYLHGRWWQLPLAALLLAAAVLMPPIEFKRPVFRYVITFDITQSMDVEDVTLGGKPVSRIDFAKAAISDALQHLPCGSEIGWSVFTNQRSLLLVAPVELCSNYDALLSSLDQIGGNMRWINSSVIAQGGIYSAIRAATELGHNTDVVFITDGQEAPPVAPNETTVRDIPQGLVHGWLIGVGGDQPAPIPKTNADGVRTGYWQADDVRQVRPEPGAPAVAESHEELSQLRETYLEAVAGHLGFGYRRLVAPTSLRAPLTDPRYAHPIPVATDIRWVPALLALILLVWRFLPARRNVRADKPVSARSIPARAY